A genome region from Sebastes umbrosus isolate fSebUmb1 chromosome 22, fSebUmb1.pri, whole genome shotgun sequence includes the following:
- the LOC119481558 gene encoding uncharacterized protein LOC119481558, with protein sequence MIRMFQSLDFFVLSCLFLTVSSQQGQILPPKNVSLQWIDLYIHLSWEPPQHSMENCTYTVILPDENEYDVKGLTSKFYGVMKRGSGPLKIKTVCGERNSEPFEVDLFYPDLVVGLKCYVHATRQTHCSWNQAPDRHADLRFYYRVVRSDGSVSIYDKSDPKVQECSSYNDSDGVRIGCDLEADNRDEIHILINGTLNNTHVLNTYNIRPYVQPPALNWTVTKTGGKFHINWTLPNINVKWKTTIRYTECKETKYKHYEKGEISAVLDVVSNCPYRMAIRTKHLIPEGLESPWSEEKYFEKDTNLWPYATIIIPLMFAGLAALIFVCFRKNKDIIFPKVPEPRDFLSDISDNNNKISVRNLYVPAEEEENCKITLVGDPHSNILD encoded by the exons ATGATCAGGATGTTTCAAAGTTTGGACTTTTTCGTTTTAAGCTGCCTCTTTCTAACTGTTTCATCCCAACAAG GCCAAATCTTACCACCAAAAAATGTGTCCCTGCAATGGATTGATTTGTATATACACTTGTCCTGGGAACCACCACAACATTCAATGGAAAATTGCACGTATACTGTGATCCTCCCCGATGAGAATGAATAT GATGTCAAAGGCCTTACCTCCAAGTTCTACGGTGTGATGAAAAGAGGCTCTGGGCCATTGAAGATTAAAACTGTCTGTGGAGAGAGAAATAGTGAGCCGTTTGAGGTCGACCTATTTTACCCAG ACCTGGTGGTGGGTTTGAAGTGCTACGTCCATGCCACCAGACAAACTCATTGCTCCTGGAACCAGGCCCCAGACAGACATGCTGATCTTCGGTTTTACTATCG GGTAGTGCGTAGTGATGGCTCTGTATCTATTTACGACAAGTCCGATCCAAAAGTGCAAGAGTGCTCATCGTACAATGACAGCGACGGCGTCAGGATTGGTTGTGATCTGGAGGCGGACAACAGAGACGAAATCCACATCTTGATTAATGGAACGCTGAACAACACGCATGTCTTGAACACCTACAACATAAGGCCTTACG TGCAACCTCCTGCCCTTAACTGGACAGTCACTAAAACTGGGGGTAAATTCCATATCAACTGGACTCTTCCTAACATCAATGTTAAGTGGAAGACTACAATTAGATACACCGAGTGTAAAGAAACGAAG TATAAACATTATGAAAAAGGAGAAATATCAGCTGTGTTGGACGTGGTCTCTAACTGTCCGTACCGTATGGCTATAAGAACAAAGCATTTGATTCCAGAAGGACTTGAATCACCATGGAGTGAAGAGAAGTATTTTG aaAAGGACACAAATCTGTGGCCGTATGCTACCATTATCATCCCACTGATGTTCGCTGGCCTGGCAGCCctgatttttgtgtgtttcaggaa GAATAAGGACATTATTTTCCCCAAAGTACCAGAACCTCGGGACTTCCTCAGCGATATTTCTGACAACAACAATAAG aTCAGTGTTCGCAACCTGTACGTCCcggcagaggaagaagaaaactgtAAAATCACTCTGGTGGGAGATCCCCATAGCAACATTCTGGACTGA